CGTTCCCAGCAGCTCAGACTTTCTGTGGCAGGAGACCGAAACcagatttttccattttcctggAACGTCCCTGATAAGTTTGTTTCAGGCTCTGGACGGGAAACTGATATTTTCCGAGTGTTGTTCAGTTTTAACGTAGACTTTTGCTGACGTTGGTgataaaacagcagctgcagagattcTTCCTCACGTTGACAGTAGATATCTCAGCACATAGAGAAGTGATGAAATGTACTGGTGGACACTTCACCCTCCGGTCGGCAGGATTCGTTATTAGCGTGACCTTTGTGAGGAGGCGTGAACAGCGTCAAGCAGATTATTCTAATTATCAATTATTCTTCTGACAAACTCCTTCAGATGACGGGTTCTGTCCGATGAATTCTTCCTGACAACTGATGACCAGAGCCCAGAGAAGGTTTTAGCATTTTTTAGCCATGCTAGTTGAATAGCAATACATATTTCAACAGGTATTAGATGAAGATGAATGCTACAGACTTTGGTGATCCCCTGATCCTCCAGTGAAACCTTCAGGTTGacatttgtgtcttttgttaAACATCTCAACACCTTCTGTTGTGAGGTTTCCAAACATCAGCGTTCTGCTTCGGATGAACTTTAATAACATTGATAATCCTTTGACATTCCTCTAAAGGCCATCAAATCATTTGACCTCAAACAATATCAATCAACCAAATTCAGTCCAGTGAAAAGTTTCTGAATAACACGAGAGTTCGGAATCACTGACGTCAACAAGCAAACCTGCAACcgggagaaagaagaagaagcagctacGGCACAAATCACCATCATCATGTACCAAAGTCACATGATATTTCTCTGGTTATATACGAGCTTCATGCACCGAGCGTACATGTCCTCATTAGTGTTAAGTGCTGCGCTCGTATGTCCCCTAATACCCATTCATGGCATCACAGCATGTCAGCTCGCCCTGAGGAAGCTGTCAGCCACATATGTCAATACCCCCACTGAcccccactccctccccccccccaaaccacTGCACACATGGCACTGGAGGATTGTCCCCTCAGAACAAAGGAGCGGGGGGTTTCTGTGGAGAACACGCAGCCCAAACATTCCTGTCTCAATGGGGCGAGTGGCCGGCAGGTTCAATtagaaaacactttaaactgTGTTTCTATGTGATGCCACTGTTCCTGGAAACAAAGCTGCAGCTCCCACATTCAAACGGGCTGTTTGGTGACGCCGGCTTGTTGCTGCTGGTCTTTAGCTTCTCCCATTATCTGCTTTGTTGCTGCCATGTTGCCtcagacataaaaaacacttgaagGGCCACTCCGGGGTGGAGAGCTTCAGGTTGGGAGATTTATGTCTTTTCCCTCTGCTGGAAAAAACTTTATGATCtcaagttaaaccagtgaatgAACCGAGGTGACAGGAAGCAACATGTGAGGAGTCTTTAGCAAAGTGTCGCCCAAAGTCTGAGGAAACAGTTCAGACAACATTTTGACTATGACCCTACATTTTGAGGATTTGTAGAGAGAAACTGAGACAATGTTGAATCCCACACAGAATATAATCGAATATATCTTTCCAGTGAAAATGTGACTTTCAAGGAATCTTCCTCGGCAGCAGCTCAACTTCTGATGAAGacatctgtctccctgtctccctgtccctctgtctctgtcagtaTCTATATAAATGCATTGATCCTGCTCTGATTTGATGGATTCAGATGCGTTGCAGTGTTGCTCGGACGCAGCACTAACAGagatttgatgcttttctctgtgactgtCATGAAACCTGGAAACCTGTCAGCCAGGGTTTGGACAAATCAGATGCTGAACATGATCAATACGGTGAAGTGAGAGCGGCTGATAAACCCCAGCAGAGGCTGAGCTGTCAAACGGGGAGAAATACACGGATCGTACTCACCTATTACACAAGGTGCGTCGCAACGTCGGGTACTTGGCGTATCCGAGGGGAAATGAACACTTCACAGCATCCAGGCGCACATGTTGCCAGTCACCGCGGGGGGAAATGAGCCAGTGGAGACCGGGCAGAGGGGCTGCAGGAGCGGGCTGTGACTGTGGGTCCCCCCCGGGCCCCTGGGAGGCGACACGGTGCGTCCAGGCGCTGGATGAGATGCGCAGGGCGCCACCCTTCGCTGGACCTCCGGGGACGcacctctcttctcctctctctctctctctctctctgtctctctctctctctctctctctctctctctctctctctcagccttgACGCCGTAAATAACGGGACGTGCACAGCCTCTCTCCGCCTTCACGGCTGCGTGATCCGCGGCCGCCGGTTGCCGCTGGAAGTGGGATCCGCGGTGCGCAATTACGAGGCGCGCAGGACGCCGGTGCCACCCACGACAGGAGGGTTTGTGTGGCGAGTGTACGGACTGGGAATCTTAATGAGGACTGCTGCAGAGTTTCCTCCCCGAGCGGAGACtcatgctccctctctctcccctctgtgtgtgtgtgtgtgtgtgtcccgaCAGGAAAAGCTGAAAGTTGCctcactgaggaggaagagcagcggGATGAGGAGCGATGGAGGCGTCAGTGAAACGCGACTCCTCCAGCAGGtcacctggagagagagagagagagagagagagagagaggaggagggggagcagcTCACCTCCAGGAGACACCTGTTGAATGGGAGCAGCTCAGACATCTTGACCCCGAGAGGACAAACTAACTGTTGAATTGTCTCCTCTACAATATGTCTCCTGTTATTGTGCAGCTTCACATGACAGCTGCAGGGAGAAGAGGATGTTCTGCACAGACACTAAACATGAATGTGAAGAGGTTGCATGattcatcatgttttaaatCATGAACTTCTCACAAAATACTTCTTGCGTCATCTGAAATGCAACAAATTGCTTGGTCTTTATTTCATTATCGTCTAATGctttttaaatactgtttggCTCTTGGTCATACATGATTTGTGACTCATGCATGTAACCATTTTCACATGCAATTGATGTGAACTGATCTGATTTGTAAAATAAGATAGATAGTATGATTTTAAGACCTTTAAAACAACTAATTTACATGTACAATTTCTGCCCTGAGGGACTcctaaatattatttttgtgcAAACCTCTACAGGTGAcctatatgatatatatatacacatcatgTGCCCCCTGTCAGCCCAGCTCGTCCTCCTTAACTCCGTCACCTCTCAAACAGCAGCTCAACACATGAGTCTGTCAGCTGGTCCTGTCCACTCTGAGGTTAAACCACTTATCCGTCCATATGGATGGAAACTGGGGCGTCTGACCTCAGCTGACACCCTCGAATGAAACTGCATCACTGCATCAAAGCCCCTGAATCAGCAGCAGGTAAACAGAATCTGGTGTTTACTGTCCGGGGGAGATGAACAGCCGATACTCATAATCACTGGGTGGgggaaaacatgtttgttttaaccAGGTCTTAGAATTTAAATGGATTTCATGAGTTGTTTCAGCCATGATGACGTCTTTGTGTTACTAAAAGGAACAAGAGAGCatcaagagaaacacaacagctcctGTTAGAGAAATCTAATGATTACTGAggctgtttttaatttaacaaacaacaagaacaacaagagacagaaattcaattaataaaataattgctAATCCTGAATTCTCtcaaataaaagaggaaacacagctTCTGTTGCAGATCATCTGTGATATTCAGTCTGTCTGGATCAGACTGAGGATCCACTGCCCCCTACAGGTTGGAACACACCATTGCACTCAATTACAAAACGTGACTCAACATTTTCTGCAGACCGTCACTGAGTCATTCATCACAGCTGCAGTCTCACGGTGCAGCTGCAGTGCTCCAATATGGAAACGACAGaatggaggaaaacaaacagtgctacatttattttatttatatacacgacattttgtaaaaaaagtCTCATTTTACAATCATCTTCCCAGAGGATCATGGTGACATATGTTCAAGAGTTTCAGTTCAGACGACTCTTTTTCAGCCTGGACGACTCGGCGGCTGCTTTACGTTTACGTGACGGCGTGTCGGGAGTTTCCTCCGGGCGAGCGTCAGTCAGGAAGTACGGCTCAGTCGGTGGAGTTGGCTCCTGGagggaagaaagacaaaagggaCCGCGTCAGCACAATAATGTTCAATTCTAAGCAGTATTGACCCTGACCGGAGCCTGTAGAGTAATttgacttcaaaataaagttgtgtgatattctgaaaaggtcaaagtaTCTCATACACATGGTATAGTGTTTTTTTGTACCCTTGTTAAACCATAACATGAGAAACTACTTGTTAAGTTTACAGAAACACGTCAAAGAAACCTCCAGAAGTCAAGTGATCGTGTGTATTAACCTGCATGAGGTAGTCTGCGATGTACTCTGGCTTCAAGCACGTGACACCATCTGCGGTGGCCTCTGATACGTCGACTCTGAAGTCTCCAGGCTTCAGGCGACTGAAGTCGGCGAACAGGTGAGTGGCCTCTTTGTACAGGGACGGAGAGGGACTGGGCAAGACCTGGACAGGAAGTAGAAATGGAACATGAACCTTTTTCAATTTGCAGCTTCTTTGAAGGGTTAGATTCTCTCCTGAGCCTCAGCTCAACACAACATTTGGCTGATTTGTTAACTGCACGAGGGGGCGAAGGACACGTGATTTCAGATATAggacaacaaataaaacaaacaccgACCTTTGCTCCACCAGACTGCAGCAACCGCCTGAAGCCGGATTCTCTGTTCTGGTCGATGTTCAGCATGACCGTCCATCCACTGAAGGCACCCTGAGAAACACAAAGGTTCATTTAGTGGATACAAATGTTTCAAACCCAATCGATTTCAACTGGGAATGAGCCCTGTTGTGTTAATATTGTGTATGTACCCCTTGTTCAGAGCATCCCTGCAGAGCCTTCCTCCAGCGCATGGCAGCCAATGCCAGTCGTCTCTGCTGGGAGTTGATGGAGGGTAACGCGTCCAGGATGGAGCTGCTGCCCCACTCATAGTCATCCTcctggaacaaaaacacacacgaggGGAAAATCCAATTTagaattaaaacatattttcattgatGATCTTACAATATTTGAGTGAAACTAAACACAcctttattattataataaaactcGAGTCTCAATCTTTAAGTTCTGACCTGGATGAAGCAGCCCACAGATCGACAGGCCTCCAGGTACGAGCGGTGCAGGATCCATTTCCCAGCTGCCATCGCTGCCAGGTACTTCTCATTGCGCAGAGGAGTCCCGACGATGATGTGGGAGCAGCTGGGGTCAAACGACTGCTTGTCCAGGACGACGCCGCCTAatgtaacaaaaacataaaagagacagaaactgaTAACACAACTATACAGATGATATACTGCACATAAGAGTATAAAAGCCATACAACAGAtaataaatgattaattcatAATCCTCTAACTGTTGCATGTCCATGTCAGCAACGTGCTTAATAAAGACATTCATCTCCACTTGCTATAAGCTGCATACACATAAAagtatctgtttgtttttgttcttgatGTTTCTAATATTTCTAAATGATTTTCTCTCAAAGATTCAACTTGTTCTGACCAGTGAAAACCAGATTTGATCAAGCTGTGCTTTTGGTGGAGGAAGGCGGATCTTCCTCTTCAGCCATCAGGGATTAACTCCTCTGACTTCAGGCCTGACTTGATGATGAAACGGTGTTCGAGCCCCAATTAGGCGAAAAGACTCACCCAGCTCCTCGATGAGGTGACTGTAATCAATGCGTTCCTGAGGGGTGAGAGAGGAAAGCTGGAATCTGGGTGGCTGCTGTTCTTCCTCTGGCTCCTGctgagggaaagaaaaatattttttagcaGCACTGGCTTGACTGTAGGAGACGCTACGAGGTGCATAGTACACAAGGTATGATGAAAGTTAATGCCTTAGGTAAAGAGGAATCCGTACCTGTGGCTCTGGTGCTACTGGGGGGTTGGCGAGGGGGAAGGCGATGCTGGGGGCTTTAGGAGTGAGGATGTCGTCCTCAGGGTCTCTTGATGGAGGGGTTGAGACCTTCTGGCCCATTTGCTGCTCAATGACATCACAAGCAGCTGCAAGAGGACAGAGCGATCAAAGTGAAAGTCATGTGTCTCCATTGGTAACATTAATGGTGAAATTACTCTTTTTAATCAGTGCAACCGCTTCCTGATCTCTTACCCATCTCCACCAGCTCAGAGTCCGTCATGGAATCCCTGGACTGGGGGCCGGTTTCTGCAGTGGGGGGAGGTGGATGTGCGAGGGTCTCAGAATGCTGCGAGGGACTACCGGGCCACTGTAAGTTGTCAGCCAGCTTAGCCCGCTCCTCCCTGGCTGTAGGGTCGTCCCAAACTATCTGCTCACTCTGAGATGGCTCTGTGTTGATGTCCATGGCTGCTTCTCTGGAAACTCTGGAATCAGGACACATCAGTCGCAAGAAATAAAGACTTAACATGCATGGTAGATGGATGCCAGATGTTTGCTTCACTACATGACTTCCTTACCTCAGGGCTTCCAGAGTACGCCTGCTCCCACTACGTCCCACTCGGCTCCCATCGGGTGTGTTGGGCCTGGAATCTGCCGCCCCGGACCCCTTCCTGGTTAGTCTGACTGAGGTGCGCCTCCCTGTCGTCAACTTGGTGGCTGACATGATCTCCTGGAGCTGCCTGTGCAGGTTCTGTCTCATCTCCAGAGTCTCGGAAACATCTGGAAAAaggtgaataaatcaaatatataacTATCATTTCTTAAAAACTATTGCATGTATCATGTAGCAACAAAAGCTAAGAGAAAAACACCCACCGCTCCGTTCTGCTGTCTCATTCATCTCATCTTGATTTACACTTCCATCACTAACACGACGCAGGTTTGTAGCTTCTTCTGTGGTATTGTGCTCAGACTGAGGGATAGATCGTTTTAAAACATAAGTAAATGGGATCATATAACTAATATAAGATAGTGATTCCCatgagaaacagacacaggctTTAAATCATTACACTCACTTTGCTATCATTGGTTTCAGAGATGTTTCTGAGCTGTGTTCGTCTTGTAGGTGGAGACCTCTGGGAGCAGTTGGGCACCTGGCTCAGGTTTAGGCTCATCTTGGGGTTGTAGGTGAAGGGATACAGAGACTCTGCGACGTGCCTCCCCTCCTCAGCACACTGCACAAACGGCACAGGTTGACTGTGAGTGTACGGagcacacaaactcacaaagacataaataaatcaaacatctctGAGGGGAAACAGAGCTGAAACTCCCACCTGTTGAGCTGAGCAACAAGAGGCTCAAAACTAAACCTACCATCACAAAAATATGATGAGTAAAATATCACTTGATTTACtatcttaaaatatatttatattttttaagctTGTTGAAGAAACATCTAAATATTTGTCCTGATTTTTAATGAGGTTCACATGGCAGCTAAAAAAGACCTTGAATCTTGGCCCTGCTCTTTTCCTTTGTGGTTTATGAATGGGATTTATTTACTCAATTCGTAGAACAGCAGCTCAAGTGAAGCAAAGATATGAATAACTTACTTCTAAAAGTCTAAAGTCCAAATTTTGTTAACCCCCCAGCTAAGAGAACCTGTAGATGCCTCCCTTAGgccgtgtgtgttgtgtatttgctGGTAGGACACGTACAGCCTGCAGCCAGGACTGGGAGACCACATGCagtcctctctccttcactcctctgtATTCACGCGTGTTGTCTCCCACACGACCCTGGTAGATGTAGTGAGTCACTGTATCGTCACACGCCCACCTACAAAGAAGTTAATGGAAAGAGGttatgaactgtgtgtgtgtgtgcactgtgtttGTCCATCCAAATTCATCACGATAAGAATTGAGGGTAGATGGGAAACTCTTGTTGAATACCTGAAGTCGGCTCCAAGCGAGGCAGCGATGGCGTTTAGTTCACTTTGCATTTTGCTCAGTTTCTTTCCCACACAGATCACAACACCAGTCAGGGGAGGAACTTCTTTTTCTGGAGGCTTTAGAACAAAATTGGTGCTAAAATTAAGATTTGTCTGTGTACTATGTGCTAGTTAGAGTGTATGGACTGCTTTTCTGACTGTTTTACCTCCTTCTCAGTTGTCTTTGTGAGCTGTGGGCTCGCTGAGACTGCCTGCATGTCTGAGACATGACTGCGAGAGCTGTTAGCCAGCGCCACCTTCAGGTTCCTGTTGATGACATCGGTCAGAGGAGTCTCCACCCTTTCTCCTGGCTTCGATCTCCCAGCTGGCGTCTCCAAAGCTCCTAGTGCATCctgtgtgtaaatgaaacaGCCCATGAATTATCTTTTTTGAATTTTACTGCTGTAAGTCTAAATAAAACTCATATTTCTTGCAGTCTGTTTCCTTCAGTCAGTCCCAACCTTGACATTAAAAGAGGGCCTGAAGAGCTGGTCTCTGCTGAGGAAACGAGACGGGGTGTCCAGTTGGAGGGACGGCTCCTTTTGAAGTGGGTTCCTCCTGCCGCCCTCCTGGTTTTGTTTTGGGGTGCTCATGCTGTCTTTGGGCTTCATCTCGTCCACAACAGAGTGGAACACTTTGCTCTTGAAGCGACCTAAGTCAAGCGGGGTAACGGCCTTGCCACCCTGGAAACCCAGCAAGGGGATCTCTGGAGACGAACGAGCTGGAGGCGGAGGCATGGTTGGTTTCTGAGAACCACCAACATAActctcatcatctctctctggGGAATGAGAAAATAGTAATTCTCAGAACAGAGAGATCAATGAAAACTGACCTGCAAATTAAAATCCACTTGCCTATACAGTATATAGAACATATAGAAATGCAACATATATTTGGTAAACATGAGCATATACGTCAGTTACTTTAGTAAGTTTAGTCAAAATATCttattttgatattcaaaaAACCTCTTGGATAAATGCTAATGTGAAATCAActgacaataacaaaatatgCAAATTTGAAACACAGAGCTACCAAACTCATTCTCACCTGGTGACGGTGGCAGGTCCACTTGaaatctctcctcctctgctctccggCCGCTCCGAGCAGACTCTAATATCCAGTGCAAGGTGACGGCAGGAAGCCCCCATTTCTTTGCTGCCTGGTACTTTGTGCCTTCAGGGCTCTGCAACACCAGATGAGTGCTGGCCAGCATTCCTTTCTTCTGGTTGGCCAGACGCACAAAGTAATCCTGCACACTGcaggtgggagagaggagaagatgtaGATTTAGCATAAGCTGTTCACAATGAGAGAATAAGCCACATGAGGGTAAGTGCTATGCAGCAGAGAGAATTCATTTATTAGAGAACAATGTTTAAACAAGGTCAATTTAAAGTAGAATAGTCTTTGTGTGAGTTCGTTAGTCATACTTGGCTCCGAGATGCTTTGCCAGCTCCACCAAAgactctctctctgctccggTGAACTGGCTGACGGAGAGAACACAATCCTTGAGAGGAAAACGTCCATCCATCACAGGAACAGGGGTGAATAGAGGGTTGGAGGAAAGTGGCAGAACAAACTCTTTCTCCACGCACATGGCCTGAAAATGAACAAGAGCAACATTTAACTGTTTGCTCGACTACTTCACCTGTTGACCAAATCAAAAGGATGCATTCAAAACATCCCACGTTCACCTGTCTACACAGctcaaaagaaaacagcatgATCTTACCAGCCAGGTGTCAGTGACCACCTCGTCCACTGTGGACTCCACTGAACAGCCCAACAGCGGCACCACAGCATAGTCAGCCACAACCCGTGTGCGACCCATCAGCACCCTGCCTCCATGTTCCGTCACCAGCAGAGAGAGCTGGGTTTCGGCCTCCGAGCCAAAGCCCACGAGAATAAAACACTTCCCAACAAACAGTCCTGCCTCACTGGCCTCCTGCAGCGTCGAGTCTGGCTCTCGTCCTCTGGTCTGGTTTGGTGCCCACGGCTCAGGCAGAGGCTCTGCCATTGTGCTCATggacctcctcctctctgtttctggTGGGGGCATGTCAACTGGAGGATACAAGTCCAACGAGATATAACCAGCAGGCTTCAGATGTCTTGAACATTAACTTAATGATGTAAAattacaccacacacacacacacacacagaaaaccgCTCTACATACCTATTGTAGGGTCATCATCCATGTACTGTGATAACATATCCTCCTCTGCTCGCATGGGAGTGCGAGGGCTGGCTGCAGGCGGACCAACTGATGGCCGGGAGGTGAGAGTGTGACGGCCCGGCACAGTtacagaagctgcagcagggggCAGACAGTCAGGGTGGAGGTAATCTGATTCTGGGAGTAAACTGCCTTTGGTGAAACTGTCCAGCAGCCACGGAACTGTTACTACATGAGGCctgggaggaaaaacagaaagaatattAGTATCAATTACTCTGCAAGTTGAAAAGTTACAACAGTTATCTTGAACTGGAGGCAGTAAACATCATGAAGGAAATGAATCCCTGTGGTTCAGACCTATGAGTCACTTTGGAGATGAAGTTGTTGACGTCCTGGTCCAGTTCTCCCATGACCACATGTGTGAGTTCTTCACTGGGCTGGTTGAAGCGTAGACCACCTGCAGCGTTCACAAGGCGCCGcagcttctccagcttcttcccCGGCAGGCCACACAGATACAGCTGAGCAAGATTAAACACATGGAATTAAGCTTCAGTTTTTCCTTTCACATTATTGGTGAAGAAATGACCACATTAAAATAGTGGAGAAGAATGTTTTACTTACTTTACAGCCGTCCAGTATATCATCAGCTGGACAGACGGTGAAGTCCAGGTTATCTATCGGGTCTGGAGCTTCCAGGTGGCTGATGGTGCTGTTGGTCAGGGCCGTGTCGTTTATCGTCACGCTAGCGTTGACAGAGATGTGGCTCAAGCCCAACAGAGATGGACCCTCTAgtgttagaaaaaaaaactgcattgtAATATCTCATAGGTCTTATGATGCAAATTAGAAATGGTAACATAACATTATTAAAAGTAGTAAAAAGCACTCTTGCATCTGTGGCTCACCTTCCTTCTTGCTGGAGCCTGTGGGGGTGGAAGTGTGCAGTCGAGTGGTCTTGGAAGTGTTGCGCTCCACAGTGTACCTGCTCTCGTCTTGACAGAAGCCCTTCTCTATGCTGTCAAACAGCCAGTGCAGAGACACGCAATACACGTTCCACTTCCGAGCACACTCGTACTTCTGACCTGCGACCAAATACAAATACTCCGGATCAAACCGAGGGCACAGCGAGAGTGATTTATTCAGTTTGAGTTCTTAAACTGCTGGCGACTTACCCGTTGCTTCACTAACGATGAGGTGTGTACACTCGTTCATTTTGAGCTGACCCGTATAGTTGCCTCCGTGCTGCTCACAGAGCCGCTGCACCTCTTTACGCTCGGTGCTAGAGAggcctgtcacacacacagcacagccacGCAGCACCGGGCACACATAGTCCTCAATGGGTAAATCTGTATACCTGAAAAGactgaaggagacagaaagattATTAGTTTGTTCAAATAACCCAAACAAATATCCTGCTACGATGGAGCCAGGTTAACAAATCGTGTCATGCAGATATCAGAAAGCCTATGTGAGTGCAAACCAAAGTGTGAGTGTACCTGTCTTGAGACTTCTCCCAGCAGGCTTTGACCCACATGGGCAGAAGGATGGGTTTACCCAGGCTGGCAGCTACCAGGTATTTCTTGCTGCCCACCTCTCCGGCTATCAGGTGAGTGACGGACACATTGAGGTCAAGATAGACCCGTCCACCCATGAGCTGCACCAGATCCATCACCTCAgtctgtagagagagagagagtagtgAAATAAATCTCAATTTTATACTCTATGGACTGTGGGATTGGCCAACTTTTTCATAAATGCTATTTTAGTACTCTCTAGTACTACTATGCGCTAATAAAGTTCTATAATCTATAAAACGTGGTATCACCTGCATCAGAAAGCTGTTGCAGGGGACACAAAATATATCCTCACATTATAACCCTCTCTCCAGTTTTTACAAGAAAGTTTCACGATGAAGTAAAGGAGACATAACTGCTCTGTATCTGTAcaacaacataacaaaacaaaaagccatAACATACAACAGCCCCCACGCCAATGTTTTGAATGTGAGATAAGAACGTGTCAGTGTAAAAACAATCAGTACCTGATGGTTGAATGAGACTATTCAGATTTTGTCCATCACTGATTATCGATCTATGTTTTACGTCTTTATCCTTCACACCCTCACTAATGTGTTTGGCCTATTTTCAACTGCTGATTTCAAAAGAGCAACAATCTACAAAGTGAACTGACCCGTGTTGCTTTGTCCAGGCTGGTGCAGGAAACAGTGACGTCGGCCATGCTCATGTTATAGAGGGGCTTCTCCGCTTTGGGGACacaacgctgctgctgcaggcagAACAACACCACCAGGGGACTAACGACCCGGCAGCCGAGCTACACgacaacaaacagagaaagaaaagaagtatCTGCATTATAGCTTCTCGTGTATTCCTGTGAGCGTCTGGATTCAGGTTCCCGTGTGTGGCTGAGACCTTCTTGCAGTGCAGAAAGGCCGGGgaggtgaaggtgctgaacaCAAACAGGGACTTGTCCTTCTGGTCCATCTGCAAAACGGCATCCTCCTCGATGCTCTTCAGGTACTTGTCAGACTGCAGCTCCAAAATggcctgaacacaacacaacattattattattacatcactaactacagacacagagaccaGGAGAGCGGTGATAAGATGGAGCAGGGTGGTTCACCTCATAGGCTTTGACGGCATACTCTGTCTTTTGACTTTTACTTTCCACGAACTTCACGATGAAGCCTTCCTTGTCTCCCTTGGACATGATCAACCTGGGTCAGgcaccagaggaaagaaatgtgTACATGATAGCACAGCATTAGCCGGGTAGCAGCTGGATGACAACACCGGTCGTTTACAGAGAATCTACAGAGTCTGTGAATCTGTGTAAAGCTCATATGAAACAGTTTATACACTGAGACAAGGTTATATTGATGTTTATATGAGCAGAACCGGATGTACTCACCTCCTCTCAGTGGACTCCTGCTGTCAATAAATACAGATACCTGACAGTAAACAGTCCAGACTCTTGTCATGGAGAAAGAGTTACACGTTTTTTATGTGTTGTCGATAAACTCTCATCGAGATAAACCGGTTTATCTGAGGCTGCTGTCAAACTCACAGGGAAGGAGCTGCTTAGCTAACATTACAACAAGCTTTACGCTAACATAACATGACAGAAATAATAGTTGTCCCTCTGCGGTGAACGA
This portion of the Hippoglossus stenolepis isolate QCI-W04-F060 chromosome 19, HSTE1.2, whole genome shotgun sequence genome encodes:
- the topbp1 gene encoding DNA topoisomerase 2-binding protein 1 isoform X2; the protein is MSKGDKEGFIVKFVESKSQKTEYAVKAYEAILELQSDKYLKSIEEDAVLQMDQKDKSLFVFSTFTSPAFLHCKKLGCRVVSPLVVLFCLQQQRCVPKAEKPLYNMSMADVTVSCTSLDKATRTEVMDLVQLMGGRVYLDLNVSVTHLIAGEVGSKKYLVAASLGKPILLPMWVKACWEKSQDSLFRYTDLPIEDYVCPVLRGCAVCVTGLSSTERKEVQRLCEQHGGNYTGQLKMNECTHLIVSEATGQKYECARKWNVYCVSLHWLFDSIEKGFCQDESRYTVERNTSKTTRLHTSTPTGSSKKEEGPSLLGLSHISVNASVTINDTALTNSTISHLEAPDPIDNLDFTVCPADDILDGCKLYLCGLPGKKLEKLRRLVNAAGGLRFNQPSEELTHVVMGELDQDVNNFISKVTHRPHVVTVPWLLDSFTKGSLLPESDYLHPDCLPPAAASVTVPGRHTLTSRPSVGPPAASPRTPMRAEEDMLSQYMDDDPTIVDMPPPETERRRSMSTMAEPLPEPWAPNQTRGREPDSTLQEASEAGLFVGKCFILVGFGSEAETQLSLLVTEHGGRVLMGRTRVVADYAVVPLLGCSVESTVDEVVTDTWLAMCVEKEFVLPLSSNPLFTPVPVMDGRFPLKDCVLSVSQFTGAERESLVELAKHLGANVQDYFVRLANQKKGMLASTHLVLQSPEGTKYQAAKKWGLPAVTLHWILESARSGRRAEEERFQVDLPPSPERDDESYVGGSQKPTMPPPPARSSPEIPLLGFQGGKAVTPLDLGRFKSKVFHSVVDEMKPKDSMSTPKQNQEGGRRNPLQKEPSLQLDTPSRFLSRDQLFRPSFNVKDALGALETPAGRSKPGERVETPLTDVINRNLKVALANSSRSHVSDMQAVSASPQLTKTTEKEPPEKEVPPLTGVVICVGKKLSKMQSELNAIAASLGADFRWACDDTVTHYIYQGRVGDNTREYRGVKERGLHVVSQSWLQACAEEGRHVAESLYPFTYNPKMSLNLSQVPNCSQRSPPTRRTQLRNISETNDSKSEHNTTEEATNLRRVSDGSVNQDEMNETAERSDVSETLEMRQNLHRQLQEIMSATKLTTGRRTSVRLTRKGSGAADSRPNTPDGSRVGRSGSRRTLEALRVSREAAMDINTEPSQSEQIVWDDPTAREERAKLADNLQWPGSPSQHSETLAHPPPPTAETGPQSRDSMTDSELVEMAACDVIEQQMGQKVSTPPSRDPEDDILTPKAPSIAFPLANPPVAPEPQEPEEEQQPPRFQLSSLTPQERIDYSHLIEELGGVVLDKQSFDPSCSHIIVGTPLRNEKYLAAMAAGKWILHRSYLEACRSVGCFIQEDDYEWGSSSILDALPSINSQQRRLALAAMRWRKALQGCSEQGGAFSGWTVMLNIDQNRESGFRRLLQSGGAKVLPSPSPSLYKEATHLFADFSRLKPGDFRVDVSEATADGVTCLKPEYIADYLMQEPTPPTEPYFLTDARPEETPDTPSRKRKAAAESSRLKKSRLN